GTGCTAATAAAGTCTTGCCAAAATGCAAGGGTTGAATCCTGAAGAAAGCCATACGTAACATGTGTCTCTATCGCGGGATCTCAACAATTAGCAAAACTTTTGACTGATGTAAACATATGTTGCTGCACATGAGAGTAGATATGTTTTGTAGACGGACAGAATGCGTGTGGTTCACTACGTACCAACTATGGGGCAGATATACACCAAAGAAATACTGCAGCGATGGTGTCTGAAAGGCCGGGGGGCAGATGTGAAACGAGAGAACAAGGCGACGAGAACACGAACGATGTCGTTTAAATAAATATAGATCACCCGGATCGGATCTCAGAGATGGCAGCGATCAGCTCATGAAGAAACTCGGCATCTCATTATTTAAGTTCCTTCCCCCCTGTCCCCGGACCGCTACTTTTATTTGAGTATTTATATCGGATAAGTCCGAGAGTGATCCGGAGTTTCCGCCGGAAATGAAAATAAGGCTTGAACCGCGACTTTCTTGCTGCTCCGTCCAACGAAGCCAGAGTTTAGTGAGTTCACGCATTAAAGCCCATGGCACATATCCTGTTACACATTCGTGATTACATATTCCACACTTTACTCATATTGTCTTGATCGTCTCAATGATATACGACAGTTGGAACCGAAATAAATGTCCGCCATACACTCCTAATGCTCAGCTTCATCAAGATTCCGGATTCCCCATTCCTTTCTCAATCCTCTAGCGAATCTCTTCACgccctcttccatttcatctGCGgtagagagagagaagctCAACCTGACAAAGATCCTTTTAGATTCTTCGTCTTTAGACCATACCGGCCCTCCAGGTGTTTTGAAGTAGCTAGACGGGGCTACCATTACTTTCTCTCCGATGAGAGTGTGAAACACTTTGTCTGAAATCTCTTCAGGTGAGAGAGTGGATAGCTGGGGATGGGATTCAACTCGCAGTCGTACCCAGAGGAACATCCCTCCAGACCCATCAGGGCATTCAGCCGCTTCTGCAGGGACATATTTGCGAATGAGAGACACCATAAGATTGGACCGCTTGGAATATGTATCTGCAAGGGAAGGGAGTAAGCTTTTTTCGTCGGGCACAGAGTCGAAATTTACCCGAGATGTGGGGAAGATAATCCCTTTCCAGCCCTTCATGGCCGCCCCATGCCTTGATCACAgcggagatggaagcaACTGCAAAACCTGAAGGTCCATTCTGTCATACGGATTAGAAGGCTGATCGAGAGATCATAGGGTTTCACACTTACGGAGCTCGCTTCTGCCTTTACCATGATAGTGGTTACCAGCTCCTTCGCTCCTGTGATCCAACCACACCTGCTCCCAGGGGCTATGAATTTAGAAAAAGAGTCCAAGCGCACCACTCGACCATCAAGATCCAAGGACAAGAATGACGGAATTAATGGGGTGTCCGCTCCATTGGGCCTTACCTGAAGGTAGCAATCTTTCCAGCATCTGGTATTAGCCAGGTGCCTTCATATACATGGTTGTTTAGATCCATGAGAACATACAAGGATCATCCTCAATGATAAGCAAATTCCATTTTCGACAGACTGCGTATATTTCACGTTTCCTGGAGGCCGGGTAAGTGATCCCTGAGGGGTTTGAGCAAGTGCTATAAGAAGTCAGATGTCATCTAAAGCAGAGAGGGGGTACGTACGGTACAATAAGGATAACTTTCGGCTTTGGACCGCCTCGAGCTTCGTCGTCCCATTCGGCCAGTATCTTTTCAAGTGCGCTGGGGACAattccttcaccatccatTGGAACACCAGCACATTTGATGCCGAGTGACTTGTAATGAGTTAAAGAGCCTGGGAAAGCTAAAAACAATCTTAGCCTGGAAGTAAAACATTGAAGGGCTACATACCAAATTCTTCAAGTAGTATAGAGTCTCCTGGGCTGCACAGTGTTCTGACTACCCCATCCGACGCATCCGTGTTACCAGCGGTGGCGAGAACCTGCCACTGGTTTTCAGGGTAGGGGGGATCATGTATTCTTTTCACGTGCTGAGTGAGCCAGTCAACAAAGTATGGCAAACCAAAGTTCGATGAATATTGGAGATCCCGCGCGAGATCAGGGATTAAGGGCTCAGTCACACTATTGAGCTTCGTAGGCGGGATATACGGAGCCAAAGGATAGAGACTGGTTGGGTCATTGCCTGAACTGCGTCAGTTGACGCTTCTAGCATCATCGTACTCGGGTCTTCCTTACTCACTCTCATACCCGGGAATGAAGATAGACTTTTTGGCGAATGGGACAGACAGCGTCATAGCGTTGACTGGCCAggtggatggatggggTAAGCCTCCTCCGAACTACAGCGTGGGCAAGCAATAATGGTCAGCTTCTTATATTCCTACAAAAGTCATTACGGTGTTTGTCTTACACTGATCATACCAGGGATGGCATGAAAATACCTGAGATCTCTCAATGGAGACCTTACTCGTCCCTTCGCCTCCTGACTAAGGAAAGATTGATAATCGAGCTTAACAGGGACGGCTGCAACGGAGGGCATCGTGAAACGTTGTTTGGGCGAATGATAGTCGTCTAGAGATATAATGGAATTTTCGGTTCTCTGTTTCCTAGTCTCAATATATTATCACataatatatatatgcGTGTATTGTGGAAGTAACGCTACTGATATAATAAGTACTTAATTATGTATCATAGCGACAGATGGCTCCATGattgctcatcatcattttcaCCTGAATGATGAAAAAGCTCGTCGGATATGCCCGAAAAAGGCACGAGTTTTGCCTATTAATTATTGCCTAATCATCATCACAGCAGATAGCGAGATTATGGCGGCCTGACACCTCTTGACTCCCGTTATAACGAAGATATACGAGGGTAATAGGCTGTACTTCGTTCACTGCTTCTCGGAGTTCCGAGATCGTGCCAGACTCCAGGCTACGCACGGTTATAGCGGTCGAACGAAGATCGCTTGAATTGCCGCGTCGCATTTGGACTTGAATTGGTAACCATGATCAAAAGTTGAAACtgaagaaagatgaaatAAGCTGGTAAAAATAGTAATCCAGCTGTTGTTTTTATGCGGGACATTTTTTTGATTTACTCGCTGAGACACCCCTTATAACGGCTATCTAACGCGTACGGTGAGGAGCCGGCCATGAAGTAAGGGGCATCAAGCAAACAAATAGTAGAGCATAAAAGTACCAAGAAATGTGTAGTAGTAGAACGAATGTGTGCCGGGCTGGGCAGCAGTAGAAGGATGGACGATAACATTGAAAAAAGCGATTCTATTATAGATTGGAAGACGTTCATCTGATCTATACAAATGCCCGACCATACATAATACATGATGATAGTGAGTGTTCATAAATAAGAATCTGATTTTGATGCTTCATTATGGCAGTAGAATACTACTCGTCGTCACATGTAGGTAATAGCTAATACGAATCTAGCCTTCTTCCGAATTCCCCCTATCATTATTGTTTATCATAATCTCGTTTTAGCCTCAGACTGCGTAGACTAAGGGCCTGACAAGGAAAGCCGTACTGCCTGCCAAAACTCTGACGGGCACTTCACATTCTACAGACTCGGTCCTTGATTCGTACCAGTTAACAGCTTCTTCGTTTTTCACATCACTTTTGCTACCGCTGGTTGACGACGCGTTTTGGCGGTGTCGAGGAATCATAGGAGTGATACCCGTCGAAGCAGAATAAAATATGTTGTCTCCCTCGTCGATGTTTCGAGAACGCTGAATGGGCAACAGATGGACTCCTGAGCTCTTCATTGTCCCTTTTGTGTCGACGTCACTCTCAGACTTTAGATTACTCTCGCctgtctttcttttccaatcACGAGGAGGTACCCCTACAGTGAAATTCAACTTCAGTTTCCATTGTAAGCCACCCTTTTCCCCCTCGCCGGCCGCCAAATTGAACGCTGGCGTTGCATCTGACGGTATGTCAAGCGAAAAGGCTAGCCTCTGGGCACTCAGGGCGTAGAGGGTATGATGCTCTGCGTGTAATCGGTAAAGGGGGGGCTGGGCTGAGCCTcttgaggaaagagaaggtggaaggagaggctCAGGGATAAGTTCATGGGAAAAGAGATAGGCCGAGAACTTGAGAACGGGAAAAGGCGTTTGAGGCTTATTGAATGTTACTATACCGAGTACGGATTCCCCCAATCTATATGTAGTTTTCACAAGCGTAAGGATCGCCACAGACTCTCCATTCTTTTCAATATCGTAGGAAGCTGTCACTTTATTGTAAGATATTGCTCTTTTCCAAATAGCTCTCAAGCACTTACCTTTAGCAGAATGTCGACTGAGGATTTCAACCGCTTCTCCGCAACTTTCAGCATCACCCATTTCGTCCGATAACCCATTGTCGCCTTCAATAAAGTTATCCTCTTTCAGTCTGATATTCCGGTCTTGCAGACGGCTTGCAGAAGAGGGTATGTCTAGTAGCTCCGTGGGTTGACTAGCGAGAACAGGAGGCAGGATCGGGATGCAAAATGCAGGGGATGACGGAGACGAAGTTCGAAGTCGATGGAGCGACTTCGGCGTACTGGGTGAAAGCGGGAGGGTGTTTATCTCGCCATCATTCAAAATTTCGAGTAGATGCAATGCGTACGCTTGAAGAGATTCGCTAGTGTCTACAGACTTAATACGAAGCTGATCTGGTATATTTGTCTGTCTCCGTTGCACAGGAATTTGGGCCCTTCCCTCTCGTACATAAGGCGATTGAAAGTCGACAGAGTTTCCAACGTCTTCGACGTGCCCCTCGTCCTTATTTTGTATGATCGGTTTCAGGACATCATATGTGCGCAACGGATTCCCCACTGCGATTTTATTTGTCAGCCCACGCACCCTCATTGAGAAATTCACGTACGGGATACATTGGCCCATACCCGGATTGGCACGACGATGTCCTTGGACTTTTGCCGATGATCACCTCCGGGCAAGGCCACGCTGAGGGATACCACAAGATCATAAGAAAATCGAAAGGCTCGACCTCGATGAGCCGGGGGAAGATTTGTTGGAAGTTGTAGCGTGTAGTTGACTGATTATGTAAACGTTGGCGACAGTAGACACAAAATCCGGGACACTCACACTCTTTAgtttccccttctttcagcTTCATATCGACGGCAAGCAGACTTCTAGTTGTCTCTAGCACCGGTAGATCCTTCAAGTTCCAGACTCTTTTCCGTTCTTCCTCTAGACTTCCCCCACTTCCACCTGTTACTAGATCCTTTGCTAATCCGAATAAACTACCTGTCAGACTTGGTTGAGTTGAATTGCCGATTGTACCAGTTCCAAAACTAAGCTGCCAACGTGAGGAGCCAGAGGGTCTGCCAGCGACATTTCCTGACGAGTCCTGTGATGGGGTGGAGAGCGACCCTGACCCGACGGGCTGGTGTAACAATGCAGTTCGAAGCGGCAGTAGAGGATCTGGAGGTATATAAGCAATCGAAGGGTGAAAATGTCCTACAAGACGAGTATACGCCCAGAGCACTGTCGTTGTCCCTTTCGGTTCAGTTAGAGCATGTTCACGAACATGGGGATGTGAGGGAGGGGTAGGAAGGTCATCATTACTAATACCCATGTAAGAGGCACCATAGGCATTCTGATAAGAAGGAGCACGTGAATGTGAGGGTTTTACCGTTGGCGACGAACATGTCTCGTATGGCTCGATAGTTACTGCGCCATCAGCCGGATGTCGAGattgggagagagaagcGCTGCCGTTTTTAGCTACTGATGAGGGTCGCTCTGGTACAGAAATCAATGGCGGGGATGAAACCTCGGGAGAATCTCTAGAAGGTTCCCCGGAACGTTCAAGAGCGGAGGTATTGGCGATTGAGATTTTACGAGAATGAGGGTGTTTTGCTGGAATTTGAATCCCGCCTTGGGGGCGGCGCGTCGGCAGAGCTGGAGGCGCTGTGTAATTTGCAGTCAGTAGGGATTGGTAATTGCTTATAGTGTGGGGGTTACTTACTGTCTTTCCCTCCGCCCAAAGCCCATACCAGCTCTTGCGGGCTCATCGTGCCCTTTCCAAGGGCCAAACTTCTCGCCCGCCTAGTATGACCATTGCTCTTTATTGTACATTCAGATTCTTGGTTTCCCCATCCATCTGGACTTCGATAGTTCATCGGTCCCTCCCTttgaggggaaggagatttCTGCCACCCATGAGCTCGATTAACTGGATTCGCTCCCGGGCTATACGGATAGCCCAGGTCCTCGGTGGCGAACTGAGGAATGGAGACGACGGACGATGATGTACGTGAAGGACCCAGTTCGGCGCTCTCATGTCGTCTAGCGCTCACCAGGGGTGTCTCGGGAAGGTCAGGTCCTATTTGATTGAGTCGTCGAGGCAGCCGAGGAACAGAAGGTGAGTGTCGCGGGTCGGTAGACGGGAAATGCCGTATCTGAGAGGTGGCGGAGGCAAGGCTAGATGTGGAGTTCGTGGAAAGAGGCGCTTTGGGTGCGTCAGTATGCGGGGTCCTTGTATTGCGGAAAGTGATTGTAACAGAGAAGGTCTCTCCTGCGTAGAATGCTGATGCGGCAGGGGTGACTGTAAGTTCTAAATGGGGATCGTCGAGAAGAGGGCTGTGGACGCGGGCTGCGGGCTGCTGCTGTGGAGTAAAAGGGAAGTACGAGGGCATCTCTGCGGCGTTGTACAGGCGGAGGGCATGGCGTGTAGCTGTTGCAGCGAAGGAGCAGCGCTGGGAAATTGGTGTTCATCGATACAGCTTCGCTGCGTACCCCGCCGGCGAACGCGACTCAGCAGGCTTGCCCACCACGTGGACAATTACGTATTATTGCGGCAGTTGTAAACAGCGTCTTAATAATGGTAAAAAATTGTGTAGTTATAAGATTGCTTAATAACATCAAAATACCACTTATGCATGTCCACAAACCTCATTCATCCAAACCATGTGCTCGCGAGCATCGTCCGACGGATCAACATGAGCCCAGATCCCCACCCCCCAGAAAAAGAGTGCATATACAGTGGTGTATGGATACGAACGATAATATCAGTGCCAAAACGGAACCTTTTTCGGGCGAACCGGCGATAACTTTGACGTCTTTCTTTGTTTCTACTCTTTTACTACACCAAATATACCCATATAAAAACAGGCCATTCCCCTTCATTTTCGCTATTTCCGTTCAAAAACCATTATATACGGCAGCTTTTGTTTGTCTCTGCAACCTGGATTTCCGATTGATTGTTGATTCGCCCGACAGCCGGAATTAGGTCTAGTGGCGATCAGTCATCTTCAGCATGTCGCCGTCAGCACCGTCAACTCCTCATGGTCGAGGGAGTGGTAGCGAGCCGGGTACTCCGGCACCTTCTGTGGCCGCTGGAGGATCATATACAATTGATGTATGCCCTTTAAACTCTGTTACAATTTGATGCTGacaacatcttccatcgTGCTTTAGGATGTCGTTCCTGGGGTCAAAATCTATGTCATTAAGCCTCTTTCGAACGGCCAAGCCGAGCAACGCAGAGCGGAAATTCTTTCCACCCGTCCTAAACCCAAACCTTCAGCCTTTGcgcctccaccgcctcctAATGCACCCTCCCCCGACCCAAGAGACGATACAGAGTACTACGTTCATTATGTCGAGTTTAATAAACGTTTAGATGAATGGGTCGGCGGAAGCAGACTGGTGTTGAGTAAAGAAATGGAATGGCCAAAATCAAAGGATGAgccgaagaaaaaggacagACCTGCGAAAGCTCAGCCTTCTAAGGCCCCGTCTAGGGCCACCGGTTCACCTATTCCTTCCGATAGTCTACTGAAAAAGGCGGCGAATAAGGCTGCTATGGCTGCAGGTAAAGCTACTCCAGGGAAAGCTATGCCTTCTTCGAAACTTGGAAAAGCTAGCAAGATTGGGAAAGCTGGCAAATTCCCTCAAAAACGAAAGGCTAAGACAGAAGCGGACacagaagcagaagaggagagtaATGAGGATAATGATGCTTtaggcgaggaagaagacatggACGAAGACGGCGATGTGACCTTAATCACATCAGACGGCGCCATCGATCCCAGCCGTGAAGTCGTTGCCGCCCCTTCAAATCCCCGTGCGGCCCCCCAAGTGTTTTCCAAAAAACAAGAAATCGAAAAACTGAGGACATCTGGATCCATGACACAGTCTCATTCAGAGATCAGCAGGGTCAAAAACCTTAACAAGCTTCAAATCGGGAAGCATGAAGTTGAGACATGGTATTTCTCTCCTTATCCGATTGAATACGCACATCTTCCTGTTCTTTACATCTGCGAATTCTGTCTTCTCTACTATCCTTCTGCCACACAACTCAGGCGACATAGAGCGAAATGTACTCTCCTGCATCCTCCAGGCAACGAAATTTACCGCCACGAAGGTATTTCATTCTTCGAAATCGATGGTCGAAAACAACGCACTTGGTGCAGGAATCTATgtctcatctccaaatGCTTCCTCGACCATAAAACCTTGTACTACGATGTCGatccttttctttattATTGTATGACGGTCAAAGATGACTATGGCTGTCATCTTATTGGTTACTTTtcgaaggaaaaggagtCAGCCGAGGGTTATAATGTTGCCTGTATTCTGACTTTACCTCAACACCAGAGAAAGGGTTACGGTCGACTTTTGATCGAGTTCTCATACGAGCTGTCAAAAGTGGAAGGAAAGCTGGGGAGCCCCGAGAAGCCTTTATCGGATCTGGGCTTGTTGGGTTATCGAGCGTATTGGCAGGAGAAGATCGTCGAATTGCTACTGGACAGTGATTATGAGATCAGTCTGGACGAAATTGCCCAAAAAACATCAATCACTCATGGCGATATTATGCACACGTGAGTTAATTCTTCCAATGCGCCCTTGATCACCCTAACATATGCGCTGTTACAGTTGTCAGGCCCTACAGATGATCAAATACTACAAGAACAGTCATATTATCCATCTGACGGATGCTGTTATCGAACAAcacaaaaagacaaaagcTAAACCTCGGCGCGCCATCAACCCCGCATATTTGAAATGGAAGCCGCCGGTCTTTAGTAGAGCACAATTGGCGTTTGGTTTTTAAACAATTGTAAAGGACAATAGGGGCAAGACAGACCTGTTCTTGCGTGGTAGTGGAATACCCAGTAGAATATCATCCCACATAAGCGGGGTACGAGAGCGTCATACTTGTATTATCAGTTGTACActttgtttttgttgtttgaATACAAAGCGAAAGGCTGGCGTACTTCCCAGTACGTAGAGCGCACTGTTTCCATGCAGATCATCATTTGGACTTCATATACATGATAGTTACAGGCTCCTTAAAATTTCCAGCAGAGGAGTAAACAAGCCTATCTTGGTCGGGTCTTACGTGCTCGTAACAGCAGATTTGCTGAGTACTACGTTTAATATGTGGATTTACCCATTGTACGCTGAGTCCTGCTGCTCTCTGAACAACTCAGGCCACAATCTTCCTTGAGATTTTGAAATGCTTGAGCGATCCTCTCACGAGCACTAGGAGGTTTATCCTGGGGTGGCGATATGCCGAATGTGGAGGCCATGTTCCAAAAAGTAATGCGTATTGACCTTACTCGCCTTTCCTTGTGACATTTTGCTTCTTGTCTGGTTGAAACTGGCCTCACtgttttgttgttgtggaCACTGCCTTTACGGTTTAAACGGCAAGGCATTCTCATGAAGTCATGAGAGTTCTTAACGGAATTTGGAGATGATAGAGTTTTTGAAGTAATGCCGCTGGAaaacttggaggaagaaaccCACGAGGACGATGATTGTTGAGCAGACAGACGAATGgggcagaaagaaatgCTGAGCTTTTCTCTAAGGGACTTTGCGTGAGAGGAGTACGTAGGACTAATTTCCGATCGTTCGTTCTGTGTAGTTTTTGAGCTTTTCGTTCTTTGACGTCTTGGGCCACAAAGAGTACGAAGGTTAAGGGTTGAACAGTCACT
This window of the Cryptococcus neoformans var. neoformans B-3501A chromosome 2, whole genome shotgun sequence genome carries:
- a CDS encoding hypothetical protein (HMMPfam hit to MOZ_SAS, MOZ/SAS family, score: 426.4, E(): 3.1e-125), translated to MSPSAPSTPHGRGSGSEPGTPAPSVAAGGSYTIDDVVPGVKIYVIKPLSNGQAEQRRAEILSTRPKPKPSAFAPPPPPNAPSPDPRDDTEYYVHYVEFNKRLDEWVGGSRLVLSKEMEWPKSKDEPKKKDRPAKAQPSKAPSRATGSPIPSDSLLKKAANKAAMAAGKATPGKAMPSSKLGKASKIGKAGKFPQKRKAKTEADTEAEEESNEDNDALGEEEDMDEDGDVTLITSDGAIDPSREVVAAPSNPRAAPQVFSKKQEIEKLRTSGSMTQSHSEISRVKNLNKLQIGKHEVETWYFSPYPIEYAHLPVLYICEFCLLYYPSATQLRRHRAKCTLLHPPGNEIYRHEGISFFEIDGRKQRTWCRNLCLISKCFLDHKTLYYDVDPFLYYCMTVKDDYGCHLIGYFSKEKESAEGYNVACILTLPQHQRKGYGRLLIEFSYELSKVEGKLGSPEKPLSDLGLLGYRAYWQEKIVELLLDSDYEISLDEIAQKTSITHGDIMHTCQALQMIKYYKNSHIIHLTDAVIEQHKKTKAKPRRAINPAYLKWKPPVFSRAQLAFGF